From Humidesulfovibrio mexicanus:
GCTCGCCCTTGGAGATGAGCACGTAGGCCAGAGCAGCCTCTACGCGCTCGGGAGCGTCCTCGGCGAAGCCGAGCTTCAAAGCCATGGCGTCGGCCGTGCGAAAGCCGATACCCCGAATGAGGTAGGCCAACTCGTAGGGGTTCTGGCGCAACTTCTCCTCGCTCTGCGCGCCGTAGAGCTTGAAAATGCGCGAGGCATAGGTGGGCGGAACCTCGTGGCTGTGCAGGAACACGATCAGGCTCTTGACCTCGCGCTGGGTGCGCCAGGACTCCACCATGCCCTCCAGCCGCTTTTTCGTGATGCCCTTGACGGCGCGCAGACGCTCCGGGTCCGTGTCCAGAATGTCCAGCACGGCCACACCGAACTGCTTGACTAAAGCTTCGGCGGTCTTTTCGCCCACGCCCTTCAAGGAACTCTTGAGAAAACGCACCACCCCGTGCTCTGTGGCGGGATAGGTCTGCTTGAAATGGCTGGCCTCAAGCTGGCGTCCGAACTTGGGGTGCGTCTTCCACTCCCCTTCGATCTCCAGAAATTCGCCAGGCTGAAGCTGGCCAAGGCAGCCCACCACGGTGACGATTCCAGGCTCGTCCTTTGCGCGCACGCGCACCACCGCATACCCGTTGTCCGGATTGTGGTACACGACGGTCTGCACCTCGGCCTTGATCGCGGCGGGCATGACGTTCCTTGCCTGACCCGGCGCCTACACGGCCTGGCGGTGCATGAGTGACTGGCGCAGGGTCTCGCGGTCCATGAACTTGACCTCGGCCCCCATGGGAATGCCCTGGGCCAAGCGCGACACCCGCACGTCCGGGTGCGCCTGGGCCACCAGGTTCTTGATATGCGAGGCGGTGCTCTCGGCCTCAAGGGTGGAGCCCAGGGCCAGGATCAGCTCCCGCACGCCCCCTTCCGCCAGGCGGCGGCGCAGGAGGCCGAATTCCAGGGCCTGCGGACCGACGCCGTCCAGCGGGGAAAGCAGTCCGCCCAGCACAAGGTACAGCCCCCGGTAAAGGCCCATCTCCTCCAGCACGAGCAGGGAATCCCACTCCGAGACCACGCACAGCTGTTCGCGGTTGCGGGTGGCGTCGGAGCAAATGGGGCACGGGTCGCTCTCGGCCAAGCTGGCGCAGGTGGAGCACAGGCACAGGCGCTCGCGCAGGGTCAGAATGGAGCGGCCCACGGCCTCGGCCTGCTCCCGCGGGAGCTTGAGCAGGGCGAGGGCGGCCCGCAGGGCGCTCTTGGGGCCAAGCCCCGGAAGCCGCGCCAGATGCTCGGCCACCTCGCGCAGGGGGGCGGGCAGTCGTTCCAGGGACATCTAGAACATGCCGGGAATCTTGAAACCCCCGGTGAGCTTGCCCATCTCGTCCTCCATCATGCCCTTGGCCTTCTTGAGGGCGTCGGTGACGGCGGCCAGCACCAGATCCTGCAGCATCTCCACATCCCCGGCCTCCACAACGCTCTTGTCAATAGTGACGGAGAGCACCTGCTGGCCGCCCGTGGCGCGCACGATGACCATGCCTCCGCCCGCGCTGCCCTCAACCTCGCGGGTTTTGAGCTCCTCCTGCAAGGCGGTCATCTTCTTCTGCATCATCTGGGCTTGGCGCAGCATATCCTGCATTCCGCGCATGTCTTCCTCCGGATTGGTTCTTGATTGTGCCGACGCGAAAATGGCGTCGAAAATGTCGTCCTAGCGGCCCCGCGGATACACAAGGGCCGGATCGCGGCACTCGAAGGTCTCGCGCACGCGCTGCACCAGGGGATGCTCCTGCATCTCGCGTTGGATAAGCCCATCACTCTTCGTCGGTTCGCGCTCGATGCTCCGCAGGGCCACGCTGGCCTCGGGGCCAAAGTACTCGGCCACGAGCCGCACCAGCCGGGCGTTGTTGTCCCCGCTCTGCATCATGCCGCAATGGGTCTCGTTGTGGCAGGTAAGGGTCAGCACGCCAGCGGAAAACTCGCCCCGCGCCTGCGCAAGGCCAGTGACGAAGCCGTTGCCGTTCTTGCCCGCCACAAACTCAAGGAAGCCCTCCCAACTGCGCGGGCCGCTTCCGCCCATGGCGCCAGGCGCGCCCCTCCCCTGTGCGGGAGCGGGCCTCTGCCCTTCCGCAGCGGCAGGCGCCTCTTCGGGGTCGGAGGGCGTTGCGCCCCCAACGCTAGGAGGATCGGTGGGAGTGCCGGGGCGAAGGCTGTCCGACGTGGCGGTTGGCGCAGCGGTGGACGCGTCCTTGGGCGAGCGTTCCGCATGGTCGGCCGTGGCGAAAGACCGCCGCTGTGGCTGCTGCGGCGCGGAAACCGCCTGCGCTACGGCCGGGGCGGCCTGCCGTGACGAGGCCTGCTCCGGTGCGGCGGAACGCGATGGGGATGGTCCGGAGCTGGCCTGGCCGGAAGAGGATGAACCGGATGGAACGCCACCGCCGACAGGTCTCGGTGCAGCGCCGGAGGCTCCGCCCAGGGCCGCGAGGGGAAGCAAGTCCGGCAGGCAGGCCAGATTGAGCAGCAAAAGCTCAAGGGCCTGCGCCGGCTCAAGACTCTTGACCACGCGCTGCTGGCCGTCAAGGGTCATCTGCCAGCAGGCGTGGATGTGCGCGGGCGCGAAACGCCCGGCCCACTGCGTCCACTGGGCGATCTCCTCCTCAGGCAGGCCGATCTCGGAAGCAATGGCCTCGCCCGCCTGGCGCAGCAGGAACATGTTGCGCCAGCAGCCGGAGAGTTCGCGCAGGAAAAATCCCAGGTCGAGGCCCTGGTCGAGCACGCCGCGCAGGGTGCGCGACAGAAGCGGCAAATCGCGCGAGGCGATGGCTTCCATAAGGGTGAAGAACACTTCCTGCCCAGCCAAGCCAAGGCAGGCGCGCACTTCGGCCTCGGCAAGCACGCCAGCGCTGTAGGCCAGGGCCTGTCCCAGTAGCGACATGCTGTCGCGCACGCTGCCCGCCCCGCGCCGGGCGATGATGCGCAGGGCGCCGGGCTCGTAGTCCACGCCCTCGGCCTTGAGCACGGCCTCCAGGTGAGCGACGAGTTCGGCCTGGGGCAGCATCTTGAACACGTAGTGCTGGCAACGGGAAAGGATGGTGGCCGGAAATTTATGGGCCTCTGTGGAGGCCAGGATGAAGGTGACGCGGGCGGGCGGTTCCTCCAGGGTCTTCAGCAGGGCGTTGAAGGCCGCGGTGGAGAGCATGTGCGCTTCGTCGATGATGAAGACCTTGTAGCGCCCTTCAAGCGGGGCGTAGCCCACGTCCTCCTTGAGGGAGCGCACATCGTTCACGCCGCCGTGGCTCGCGGCGTCGATCTCGATGATGTCCACCGCGTTGCCCGCGTTGGCCTGCTTGCACAGGCGGCACTCGTTGCAGGGCTCCGGGGCCGGGGCCTTCTCGCAATTGAGCGCCTTGGCGAAGATGCGCGCGATGGTGGTCTTGCCCACGCCGCGCGTGCCGCTGAACATGTAGGCTGGGGCCACCTTGCCCGTGGCGGCGGCGCGGGAGAGGATGGCCTTCACCGCGTCCTGTCCGGCCACATCGGCAAAGCGGCGCGGGCGGTATTTAGCGGTAAGGCTCGACATGGCGTTCTCCCGATGGTCGTTGCTGGCCGGGGCCAGGAGAAGATTCCCCCGCGCCCCGGCCCTGATGCAGCCGCTAGAAGCGGTATTCCTGAAGCCAGGAGGCGTATTCCGGATTCTCGCCCTTCACGATGCGGAAGTACTCCTTCTGCAGCTGAAGGGTGACCGGACCGGCCTGGCCCGCGCCGATGACCCGGCGGTCCACCTCGCGGATGGGGGTGATCTCGGCGGCCGTGCCGCTGAAAAAGGCCTCGTCGGCCACGTACAGCTCGTCGCGGGTGAAGAGCTGCTCCTGCACCTCGTACCCCAGCTTGCGCGCCAGGGTCATGATGCTGTGGCGGGTGATGCCGGGCAGCACGCTGGTGAGCGGCGTGGTCTTGATCATCCGGTCCTTGACGATGAAGATGTTCTCGCCGGAGGCCTCGGACACGTAGCCCTGGGTGTCGAGCATGAGGGCCTCGTGGTAGCCGTCGGCCACGGCCTCGGTCTTGGCCAGAACGGAATTCACATAGTTGCCGCAGGCCTTGGCCTTGGTCATCATGGCGTTCACGTGGTGGCGGCAGAAGCTGGAGGTCTTGATGGAGATGCCCTTCACAAGCGCCTCATCGCCCAGGTACGCGCCCCAAGGCCAGGTGGCGATGGCCACGCGGATGGGGTTGGTCCCCGGATGCACACCCATGACGCCGTCGCCGATGAACACCAGCGGCCGGATGTAGGCGGACTTCATCTTGTTGGCCACAAGGGTGTCGAGCGCGGCCTTGACCAGCTCGTCCAGGGTGTACGGGATCTTCATGCCCAGAATGTGCGCAGAATCGATGAGGCGCTGCATGTGCTCGGGCAGGCGGTACACCGCGCTGCGGCCGTCTGTGCATTCGTAGGCGCGGATGCCTTCGAACACGCCGCAGCCGTAATGCAGGGTGTGGGTAAGGATGTGCACGTTGGCCTCATCCCAGGGCACGAGTTTGCCGTCGAACCAGATTTTCTCCGCTTTCTGCACCATCTCCCTACTCTCCCTTGTGCGCGAATATGTGCGAGCCACGCCCTGCCGAACAAGAAGTCGGCCGAGGCTCACGAAGTCATGCAGGCTAAAAAAAAGGGACGGCGAGGTCAAGGGCGGCGCGAGGCGAAGGGGATGCTTGCCCTCCGCCCCTCATGCGGCTATGTGCCCCCATGCGCGAAAATGATCGTCCCACCGTGCTGCTGGCCACGGATGTCTTCGGCGTTACAGCAGAGCTGCGCGCCCTGGTGCGCCAGTTGTCGGCCCATGTCGTGTGCATCTCCCCCTACAGGGACGCCGTCGCGTATGCTCGCGAGCAGGAAGGCTACGCGGCTTTCCTGAAGGCCGGCGGCGTGGAGGCCTATGCGCGCCGGGCGGCCGAAAGCCTGCGCTCCGGCGCTCCGGGCCACAAAAAATCCTATGACGTGGCGATAGGTTTCAGCGCCGGAGCCACAGCCCTGTGGCTCTGCCTGGCCGAAGCCGCACTTGACGCGCACCTGCCCTGCCGCGCAGCGCTCTACTACGGCTCGCGCATCCGCGACCACGCCAGCCTGAAGCCCCGCCGCCCCGTCCAACTCATCTTCGCCGAGCGCGAAGCGTCCTTCGATCCCGTGCCGCTGGCGGCGCAGTTGCGCGCCCAAGGGGTCGAGGCCGCTGTGCTTCCCGGCACGGGCCACGGCTTCATGAACCCGCTCTCTCCTGGTTTCGATCCGCAGGTCGTGGCCGACGAACTCCTACGACTCGGCGCACTGCTCCAACCGGAACAGCACTCGACTTTCGGTCCGGCCTGAACCTATTTGTGCTGTGCGGGCTTGACCTGGCCCTTGGCCTGAACCTTTTCGGATTCGGGCAACAGCAACTCACCCTCCCCCTGGGAACGCGCATTGGGATCAGGGTTGGGCTCGGCCGATGCGCCGTCCTGCCCCTTGGCCTGGGTTTTGCCTTGCGCCTTGGCCTGTGGCTTGGCGGTTGCGCCGACCGTCCGTTCCCCGCCGCCCTTCGCCTGCGACGGCTGCGAACCGACAGCACCCGCTGTGGCCGGAACCGCCGCGTCCGCGGCCTCCGGAAGCATGGGCTGTGCAGCCTCACCGGCATCAGCGGGGCCGCCCTGCGCCTGGGCCGGTTCCGCTTGCGGCTTTGGTTTGGGCTTCGGCCTGTGCGCGGCGGCCCACAGGGCCGCAAGGATGCGTCCCTGCTCCGGGTGCCGCCCCAGCCAGGCGACCTGGCCGGTCGCGGGGTCGTGCACGCCGCCAAGCAGCAAGGCGCGACCATCCTGCACATGGCTGCGGACCACAACGCTCTTGCGCAGGATTGTCTCCATAGCCTGCCACACCAGCGCCCGGACCGCCTTTTCCCGCAAATCACCGCCCGTGGCTGTCGGACTCCACTCATGCGCCTTGGTCACGGCCTTGCGCAGGTCGGCATATAGCGCGGCAGGCACCCCGACCGACCGGGCATTGCGCATCGCCGCGTCAATCAGCCGGGAATCGAGACTGCCCAGAACCAGAACGACTGGCGCGCCCAGATGGGCCAGACCGTACTCCAGGGATGCAAGGACCTCCGCCCCGGCGGCAAGCCCCGCCACACGCACGGAGCAGATTCCACCGGGGGGTTGATCGAACACGGCTTCGGCCGGGGCCGTCATGTCGGAGCTGGTAAGCACCACGGCAAGTGGCTGCGGCCAGACTTTGCCAGCCTGAAGCGCGACGGACTCGGCAGTGAAATGCGCCTGCGGATTCCCCGCCGCGTAGCGCGAATTGCCTCCCTTCAGCAGTTGCACCGCTTCATCTGCGGGGACGGAGACTTCCGCGCCCTGGGCCATTGCTGACGGCACGAAGCTGACGATGAGACAGACTATCCCCAAAACTCGCCACATGTCGCCTCTCCTCCGCGCCACGCCCCAAAGCCGGGCTCGCACGTTCGTCCCAAACACAGCAGCTTTGCTACGCGGAAACCATCTGTCAAAAATTTACAATACCAATACATCCATAACCGCAGACCTAAAGATTCGTGTCAATTCTGTCGATACACCTATCGTAAAGGAAAGGCTCCCCCCGGACACAGGTCTCCATCATCATGAGGTGAACGTCATGAACATCAGCCCCTCGGACATGGATGTCAGGCAGGGGTTCTCCCCTGCAAGGCAAGCCGTGGCGACACACGCGCAAAGCGTGGATCCACAGACGGCCGACACGCAGCGGAGCGCCGCACAGGCGACCGTGGGCCAGCAGGCCACGCGGCAGACGGCAAGCCAGGAGCCAAACGGCACGGACGCCCGCTCCCAGGCAGTGGCCGCAACCGCGGACAGAACGACCGCGCTGGGCACGGCCCAAATCCTCGAACAACGGCTCAACGCCACCGGGACCGCTCTCAAGATCCGCGTCCTGGACAACTCCGAGGACCAGATCCAGGTGGAGATCGTGGACACGCAAAGCAATAAGGTCCTGCGGAAGATACCGCAAGACGAGTTGCTCAAGCTCTCCGCTTCCATCAAGGAAATGACCGGAGTGCTGCTGAACAACCCGGCGTAGCCTCCTGGGCTGCGGTTGTCCGGCGACCAGACGCCTTTGCCCTGCTCCGGGGTTCAGCGCCCTTGCCCTGTCTCCAGCGGACAGGGAACGGGCGGCTGACGGCGTTGCGTGGCCCGGGCATCGGCTCAGCGTTCCTGCAAGGAGCCGCTCAGGGCGTCCACAAAGGGATCAAGGAAATAGCCGAGCACCGAGCGCTTGCCGATGTGGATGGCGATCAGCACGCGCATTCCCGGAAACAGGTCGTAGCGGTTCGCCTTGCTGGAAAAATGGTCGGCCTGCGTCTCCACCATTACCTCATAATACGTATTCACGCCACTTGGCAGGGTTTCTGTCACCGCATCAGGGCTCACATGCAAAACCTTTCCCTCGATGCTGCCAAAGCGTCTGGCATCGCGTGAAGCCAGCTTAACCACAGCGCGCTGCCCTGGCCGAACGTACCCGATGTCCTGAATGGGGAGATGCGCGGCAATGACCAGCTTGTCGTCTGCGGGCACGATTTCGGCGACCGTCATGCCCGGCATGACCACCTCGCCTTCGCTCACCACGGAAAGGCGCTTGACCACCCCGGCCTCGGACGCGCGCAACACGGTCCGCTCCTGGCTGTCGCGAAACTTCTTCATGCGCTGCGTCAACTCCATGAGTTCCCGCTGAACCTTTTTGAGTTCGTTCTCCACCTCCTCACGGAAGGTGTTCTGCGCAAGGCCAAGTTCCTCCTTGGCGGCGGCAAGCGCGGCGCTGGCCCGCGAAAGCGCGGCGGAATGCTCCAGAATGGCGCTCTCGGTGTTGTTGCGCTCCTTCAGCCTCCCGATCAGCTCGTCCTCCTTGACCAGGCGCTCGCGCAGCAACTCCTCGCTGCGCTGCACCTGCCGGACGACATGGGGAAGATTGCGGCGCAGATTGTCGAGCCTGGCGCTGGTTTCGCGGATATCCTGCTCCCGTTGGCGGACCTTTTCCGTCAAGGCCGCCAGGTCCGTATTCAAGCGGCTGCGCCTGGCCTGAAACAAATTGCGCGCCTGGTCCACCAGGTCCTTGTGGAGTTCCTCCAACTGGGGAGGAAACACCGGCTTTTCAAGCCCCTTGGACTCGGCATCCAGGCGCAGGGCTTCGATCTGCAAACTCACCAGCCGCACGTCCAACTCGTCCGTGCTGGCGGCTGCGGCGGCGGAATCGAGCACCACCAACGGCTGGTCCGCCTCAACCCGATCCCCTTCCCGCACGAGGATGTCGCGCACGATGCCGCCTTCAAGATGCTGCACGCGCTTGACCTTGGTCTGGGGAATGACCTCCCCGACGGCCTCGCTCACGATGTCGAGATCACAAAAGGACGCCCAGGCAAAAGCCAGCACGAAAAGAGAAAAACACAGATAGAGAAAGCGCCGATGGGCGACAAGCGCGGCATCGTCGGCGCAGGTGCGCGCCTTGGGACCAAGCACGGCGTCAAGCGGCTGCTCGCTCATGCGTCCTCCGGCTTCGGCCCGCGGGGTGCAGAGGCGCCAAGGCTCGGCGTGGGCTTTACGTTCATGTCCAGCACAAGGGCCGCGCCCTTGAGTATGTTGACGTCGGCCGTGGCAACGACAAGGGTGCTCCCAGCCTTGGCCAGCCCGTTGAGAATGGCGTAGACGGCGAGGCGTCCCTCAGAATCAAGCCCCTCTGTCGGGTCGTCGAAAATCGCCAGGCGGCCGGGCGTCATCAACGCGCGGGCAAGGGCGATGCGCCTGCGGATGCCAAGGGGCAGCGCCTTGCCCCCATCCTGAATCGGCATGTCGAGCCCCAGGCGGGAGGTATCGAGAAAACGGCGCAAAGCGGCGGCTCGCACGGCCTGATTCATGCGCTCCTGACTGGCCTGCCCCTTCGGTTCGGGGTCTGCCAGGGCGATATTCTCGCGCAGGGTGGCATCCAAAAATGATGGCTCCTGCGGGAGATACATGAGCTGCCGACGCCACCAGTCCGGCGCCAACTGCCGCAAATCCACGCCATCGGCCAGCACCTGTCCGCGCCCCGGCTCCAGCAGCCCGGCCGCGACCTTGCAGAAAGTGGACTTTCCCGTGCCGTTGAAGCCGGTGACGCAGAGCACGCTGCCAGGCTGCAGCACAAAGCTCAGGGATTCGAAAAGGGGGCTTGAGGTCCCGGTATAGGCAAAGCCGATGTCACGGAACTCCAGCCTGCCGGAAAATTCGCGCAAGCTCGTCCCGGACAAGGGTTCAAGGGGCAGGGAATGCAGCTCCGACAACCGTTCGAGCGCCTGCTCCCCACCGCGCGCGGCCATGTAGGCCTGCATGAAGGCCGCCCCCATGGCAAGGACCTTGCCCGACAGAATGCTTGCGCCGATGAGCCCGCCCACGGTCATCTCTCCGGCAACCGCAAGCATTGCGCCAAAGGCGTACACGAACACACGCAAGAATACCGCCACGGATTCCTGCCGCAGACGGCTCTTGCGCTGGTCTCGCGCCAAGAGCGCGCGCAAGGCGCCCAGGGATTCGCGCTTGCTGCGCCAGACGTTGCGCAGAAACTCACCACCCGAAAAGGCGCGCACGGTCTCCGCCCCCGAGAGTGCGCTGGAAAGCTGGGCGCGGTGCACATGGGTCTCGCGCTGGAGCTTGAGGCCATCGGCCTCGGCCCTGCGCAGTCCCAGCACGCTGAACAACGCCGAAAGGCATACGGCGAAAACGGTGACGAGCATGAGCCATGGGCTGATGAGCGCGATGGCGATCAGGAACAGCAGCATGAACGGGGCATCCAGCACGGCGGAGACGTTGGCCGCGTCAAAGGCGGACCGCACCTGGCCCATGGCCCCGAGCAGCTCTTGGTGGCGGGTCGGCGGAAAACGGTTCAGGTCGCTCAGGCGGGCGCGCGTCACCACCGCCAGACTCCGCTCCTCAAGCTCTTCATCCGGCCCCTGGCTGACAACCCCGGCCAAGCGCGTGCGCACCTCGCCAAAGGCGAAACCAAGAGCGGAGGCGATGAGTACCCCGATGGTGAGCGTATACAGCGTGCCGTCGAAGCCATAGCCCACGTAGCGGTTGAGCACCAGAATGACGTAGACCGAAGAAGCCAGGGACATGAGGTTGGCCAGCAGCGAGGCGGCCAGAATCTCCCACGACACGCGCGGGCACAACGAGAGGCGTCGGAGGAGTTCCTTCATGACCAGACCGCCCCAAAGGGGCCGTGCGCGGGGAGGGGAAAAACAGCTTGGCGCGGCATGGGCGCCCGGCCTAATTTTCGACGGCTTCCGGCCGCAGTTGGCCCATCTGATAGAGCAAGGTGTAGGCGGCGGTGATGTGGTCGATGTCCGCGGTGACCTTGGAACTGGTGGCGGAGACGTAGTCGCGTTCGCCCACGAGGATGTCCAGCAGATTCACCTCGCCGCCCATGGCCTTCTTTTTCTTGATGAGCTCCAAAAACGACCAGGTGATGTTGGCCTGATTGTCATACAGAGCCACCGTGCGCGAAAGCGTGCTCATGTCGTTCCAGGCGTTGCGCACCCGCTCCTCCACCGTACGGCGTCGGTCCAGCAGCGTTTTGCGGATGGCGACGATGTCGCTCTTGGCCGCGCGCGTGGCCTCCTGGTCCCGGAACCCCTGGAACAGATTGTAGGTGACTTGCAATCCGGCCCGACCTTCCGTGCGGACACTCTTTTCGCCCTGGTCGTTCTCTTTGCGAACGGCCTCGGCAACTGCCTCGAACTTGGGAAACATGGCCGACTCGCGGGCGGCAAGTTCACCCTTTCGGGCGTTTATGCCGTGCTGCAATTCCAACAGAAAAGGGTTGCCGTCAAGCGCCTGCTCAACGGCGGCGTCCAGGTTCGCGGGCAGCTTGGCGCCCGGCATGGCGGGCAACAGCAAGGAGTCAATCTGGGAATCGGCGATATCCGCCTGGAACACGGAACGATAATTGTTCCTGGCGTTCACCAGCGCCCGCTCCACGTTGACGCGGTGCGCCTGCGCTCCGGCGAGCTGCGCCTTGATCTGCAACTCCTCGTAGGAAAGGCCCACTCCCCGCTCGACAAGCGCTTCCTGCATCCCGGAAAGCTTCTTGATATTCTCCTCCGAAAGGATGGCGTAGCGCAGCATCTCCCGCGCGCGGATGAGGCCGAGATACGCGCCCACGCCCTGCATGGTCACTTCCTGGCGGGTCTGCTCGAGCTTGGTCGCGGACTCTTCCCGTTGCGCCTTGGCCTGGGCGATGCTGCCGCCAGCACCGCCGAAATCATACAGAAGCTGGTTGGCCGAAAGCGTCTCCACATTGCGGTTCAAATTGGTGTTCTTGGTCTGATCAGGCTGGGTGATGTCCTCAACCCCGGCGTCCACCTGCGCGTTCACGCGCGGATACCACAAGCCCTTGGCGCGCTTTTCCAGATGTTCCGAAGTGTTAAGATTCGACTCGGCGGCCTTGATGCGGTCGTGGATGCGCATCAGGTGCGCAACGGATTCCTTCAGTGTCACCGGGAGGGCGACGTCGGGCTTGGGAGCATCGGCGCATCGGGCCGGGTCGGCGGGGACGAAAACAGCCGCCATGGTGGTGAGCAAAAAGGGAATGAGCCGCACGGCATAATGTTTCATAATGTGGCCGCACCCGTGTTGAAAAAACGAAATATGAAATCGACAGTTCCGATGGCTACTGACTTGACGGGATTCGTAGCCCATGTAAACGATAATGGCAAGTGAAAGTATTCCTTTAATGACATCAACGTTCAAATCTGGACGCAGGGCGGGGAACGGAATGTTGGAACAGCTCAAAAAAGCGTTTGCGAGCGACAAGGCGGCGCTTCTGCTCACCGGCTTCTGCCTGTCGCTGCTCGTAGGGGCCTTGTACGTCTCGCAGCCCGCCATGCTGCGGTTTCTGGACTACAAGATTTACGACCAGCTCCTGCGTCGGACCCATTCCACCAAGACTTCCGGCGTTCCGGTCATTGTGGACATCGACGAAAAAAGTCTTTCGGCGCTCGGCCAATGGCCTTGGCCACGGTACCGCGTGGCCTTGATGCTGGAAAAGATCCGCCAGGGCGGCGCGCTTGCAGTGGGCATGGACATGGTGCTGGCCGAGCCGGACCGGACTTCCCCATCGCTTTTGCGTTCGCAAATCAAGAAGGAACTGATGGTTGACGTCACCTTCCAGGGCCTGCCGCCCGCCCTGGAAGACCATGACGCCCTGCTGGCTTCGGTCCTCAAGGACAAGCCCTATGTGCTGGGCTTCTATTTCTCCTTTTCCCGCGCGGAAGCCGACCAACAGCGCCAGGACGGGCAAAGCGCCATCACTCCGGCACAGGTGGCCGTGCTGGAGGCGCCCGGCGCCATGCCCGCCGACAAAGCCTTGCACAGCGCCTTCGGCGCGGTATGTCCGCTGCCTGTGTTGGGTAGCGCCGCCTCAGCCACCGGATTCTTCAACGCCACCCCGGATGCGGACGGGATTCTGCGGCGAGTCGCCCTGCTC
This genomic window contains:
- a CDS encoding TolC family protein; the protein is MKHYAVRLIPFLLTTMAAVFVPADPARCADAPKPDVALPVTLKESVAHLMRIHDRIKAAESNLNTSEHLEKRAKGLWYPRVNAQVDAGVEDITQPDQTKNTNLNRNVETLSANQLLYDFGGAGGSIAQAKAQREESATKLEQTRQEVTMQGVGAYLGLIRAREMLRYAILSEENIKKLSGMQEALVERGVGLSYEELQIKAQLAGAQAHRVNVERALVNARNNYRSVFQADIADSQIDSLLLPAMPGAKLPANLDAAVEQALDGNPFLLELQHGINARKGELAARESAMFPKFEAVAEAVRKENDQGEKSVRTEGRAGLQVTYNLFQGFRDQEATRAAKSDIVAIRKTLLDRRRTVEERVRNAWNDMSTLSRTVALYDNQANITWSFLELIKKKKAMGGEVNLLDILVGERDYVSATSSKVTADIDHITAAYTLLYQMGQLRPEAVEN